A part of Rhodamnia argentea isolate NSW1041297 chromosome 8, ASM2092103v1, whole genome shotgun sequence genomic DNA contains:
- the LOC115735548 gene encoding probable 2-carboxy-D-arabinitol-1-phosphatase, protein MLSSTSTLVVHNPLLRRTDPRAGRTCARPGRAGFFNVRSASSSLTEKPPATIEDRDGDLGAELRGSAKFPAIRAAKRVVMVRHGQSTWNAEGRIQGSSNFAVLTKKGEAQAETSRQMLIDDSFDVCFTSPLARSKRTAEIIWGAREEDMITDSDLREIDLYSFQGLLKHEGKAKFGVAFRQWQVDAANFCIDGHYPVRELWQRARDCWTKILAHESRSVLVVAHNAVNQALVATAIGLGTEYFRILLQSNCGVSVLDFTPGAEGGSPFICLNRLNQTPGSPVAAGSSGGRKASKRIILICHGATDSGAEVTFPSHGNEPLNMLGVIQSQKIAELLLDLKVSSIISSPRSASKETAMAISKVQEAADCLGADCVPHYVEMKQMQELECESILQQSKKDAAPVPILQPGWLNQHEDEVLTALWDQSGRAWRTLLDEQSDESELEKVVVAVGHPVAHIALMGHCLGLTKEWMGSFHLDTGSISVIDFPDGPAGRGVIRCINYTAHLGRWSIPITRPTLDDEDF, encoded by the exons ATGTTGTCCTCCACAAGTACTCTCGTCGTCCACAATCCTCTTCTCCGACGCACAGACCCTCGCGCTGGCCGAACCTGCGCGCGACCCGGAAGGGCCGGTTTCTTCAACGTCCGATCGGCTTCCTCGAGCCTCACCGAGAAACCGCCAGCGACCATCGAAGATAGAGATGGAGACCTGGGTGCCGAGCTTCGCGGTTCAGCGAAGTTCCCCGCGATAAGGGCGGCGAAGAGGGTGGTGATGGTGAGGCACGGTCAGAGCACGTGGAACGCGGAAGGTCGAATCCAAGGCAGCTCCAATTTCGCGGTCCTCACGAAGAAAGGCGAGGCTCAGGCCGAGACATCGCGACAGATGCTCATCGACGACTCCTTCGATGTTTGCTTCACCAG CCCCCTAGCACGCTCGAAGAGAACAGCTGAGATCATATGGGGAGCCCGGGAGGAGGATATGATTACCGACTCTGACTTGAGGGAAATTGACCTCTATTCATTTCAA GGTCTCCTGAAGCATGAGGGAAAAGCGAAGTTTGGTGTGGCATTTCGGCAATGGCAGGTGGATGCTGCAAATTTTTGCATCGACGGTCACTATCCTGTGAGGGAGTTATGGCAACGCGCAAGGGACTGCTGGACCAAAATTCTTGCCCATGAAAGCAGGTCTGTTCTTGTGGTTGCCCACAATGCTGTTAATCAGGCTCTTGTCGCAACTGCTATTG GATTAGGAACAGAATATTTCCGGATTTTGCTACAAAGCAATTGCGGAGTCAGCGTACTGGATTTTACTCCAGGAGCTGAGGGTGGATCCCCATTTATATGTCTCAACCGGCTAAATCAG ACTCCAGGTTCGCCTGTTGCTGCTGGCAGTTCTGGAGGAAGAAAAGCCAGCAAGAGGATCATACTTATCTGTCATGGAGCAACAGACAGCGGTGCTGAG GTCACTTTTCCGAGTCATGGTAATGAACCACTGAACATGCTTGGAGTGATACAG TCCCAGAAAATTGCAGAGCTTCTTCTTGATCTGAAGGTCAGCTCAATAATCAGCAGTCCGAGGAGCGCCAGCAAAGAGACAGCCATGGCTATATCGAAA GTTCAAGAAGCAGCAGACTGCTTGGGTGCTGACTGTGTGCCGCACTATGTTGAGATGAAGCAAATGCAGGAACTTGAATGTGAAAGCATTCTGCAGCAATCGAAGAAG GATGCTGCCCCAGTTCCTATTCTTCAACCTGGCTGGTTAAACCAACACGAAGACGAAGTCCTCACAGCACTGTGGGATCAGTCAGGGAGAGCCTGGCGAACTCTCTTGGATGAACAATCCGACGAATCCGAGCTTGAAAAAGTCGTGGTGGCGGTGGGGCATCCGGTGGCTCACATCGCACTGATGGGGCACTGCCTGGGTTTGACAAAAGAATGGATGGGATCGTTTCACCTCGACACGGGGAGCATCAGTGTCATCGACTTCCCCGATGGACCGGCAGGAAGAGGGGTTATCCGGTGCATAAATTACACCGCCCATTTGGGAAGATGGTCAATTCCCATCACCAGGCCAACACTGGATGATGAAGATTTTTGA
- the LOC115735558 gene encoding uncharacterized protein LOC115735558, with protein MAGRRSGGSGFREVLGLKHRRGKKKMAASVAGRSAFLCAASRATTRTASSTLRGAVPASPRPSGCPNFTLPRTRISPPPPSFRLMRRELSSLLPVHSAIASARLVSKLPSEVNFSAEGRFANYLSPI; from the exons ATGGCCGGTCGGAGAAGCGGCGGAAGCGGTTTTAGGGAGGTTTTAGGGCTGAAGCAtcggagggggaaaaaaaaaatggcagctTCCGTCGCTGGAAGATCCGCATTTCTCTGCGCTGCCTCGAGAGCGACGACGAGGACTGCTAGCTCGACGCTCAGAGGAGCAGTTCCCGCATCGCCTCGTCCTTCGGGATGTCCCAATTTCACACTTCCTCGGACTCggatttctcctcctcctccgtcgtTCAG GTTGATGCGGCGAGAGCTGAGCTCTCTCCTTCCCGTCCACAGCGCCATTGCTTCTGCTCGGCTTGTATCGAAGCTCCCCAGCGAAGTCAACTTTTCCGCTgaag GCAGGTTCGCTAACTATCTGAGTCCCATCTGA